The following proteins are co-located in the Pseudomonas antarctica genome:
- a CDS encoding L-threonylcarbamoyladenylate synthase has translation MSQFFQIHPENPQARLIKQAVEIIRAGGVVIYPTDSSYAIGCQIGDKSAVERVRRLRDLDKNHNFALICSDLSQLGLFAKVDTGTFRLLKAHTPGPYTFILNATREVPRLLLHPKKRTIGLRVPEHPIALALLAELGEPLMSVSLILPGETEPLYDPHEMRRLLEKHVDLIIDGGYGGNKASTVINLADGEPEVVRVGCGDPTPFMVEA, from the coding sequence GTGAGTCAATTCTTCCAGATTCATCCGGAAAACCCTCAAGCGCGCCTGATCAAACAGGCCGTGGAGATCATTCGCGCCGGTGGCGTGGTGATCTACCCAACGGATTCGTCCTACGCCATTGGTTGCCAGATCGGCGACAAGAGCGCGGTAGAGCGTGTAAGACGCCTGCGTGACCTCGACAAGAACCACAACTTCGCGTTGATCTGCAGCGACCTGTCCCAGTTGGGCCTGTTCGCCAAGGTCGACACCGGCACGTTCCGCCTGCTCAAGGCCCACACGCCGGGGCCCTACACGTTCATTCTGAATGCCACCCGCGAAGTGCCGCGCCTGTTGCTGCACCCGAAGAAGCGCACCATCGGCTTGCGGGTGCCGGAGCACCCGATTGCCCTGGCATTGCTCGCTGAGCTGGGCGAGCCGTTGATGAGTGTGTCGTTGATCTTGCCCGGTGAAACCGAGCCGCTGTACGACCCGCACGAAATGCGCCGCCTGCTGGAAAAACACGTCGACCTGATCATCGACGGCGGCTACGGCGGCAACAAGGCCTCCACCGTGATCAACCTCGCTGACGGTGAACCGGAAGTGGTGCGAGTGGGCTGCGGCGACCCAACGCCATTCATGGTCGAGGCCTGA
- a CDS encoding PHP domain-containing protein — protein MNVDLHCHSTASDGALAPAVLVARAFEKGVRVLSLTDHDTLEGLDEAREAAHGLGMQLVNGVELSCTWGGATIHVLGYGFDQNAPALVAAIAQLHDGRWLRSEEISRKLSLKGMPNALDGARAIQQELGDSGNAPARPHFADWMVREGFVKDRAEAFRKWLGAGKLGDVKQHWPTLEDTVGTLRASGAWVSLAHPWHYDFTRSKRRKLIADYIGAGGHAIEVVNGHQPAEQVGSLAILAREFGLLVSAGSDFHGPGGWSEIGEYRQVPDDLPLLWGRFKHDPIIATV, from the coding sequence GTGAATGTTGATTTGCACTGCCACAGCACGGCCTCCGACGGCGCCCTGGCGCCCGCGGTACTGGTTGCGCGTGCGTTTGAAAAAGGCGTGCGAGTCCTTTCGTTGACCGACCACGACACCCTCGAAGGGCTCGATGAAGCCCGCGAAGCGGCCCATGGCCTGGGTATGCAATTGGTTAACGGCGTGGAATTGTCCTGCACCTGGGGCGGCGCCACCATTCATGTGCTCGGCTACGGCTTCGATCAAAACGCCCCGGCTTTAGTGGCAGCCATTGCTCAATTGCACGATGGCCGCTGGCTGCGGTCCGAAGAAATAAGCCGCAAGCTCAGCCTCAAAGGCATGCCCAATGCGCTGGACGGCGCCCGCGCCATCCAGCAAGAACTGGGTGACAGCGGCAACGCACCGGCCCGGCCGCACTTTGCCGATTGGATGGTGCGTGAAGGTTTTGTCAAAGACCGCGCCGAAGCCTTTCGTAAATGGCTGGGGGCCGGCAAGTTGGGCGACGTCAAGCAACACTGGCCGACGCTGGAAGATACCGTCGGGACCCTGCGAGCCTCCGGGGCCTGGGTCAGCCTGGCGCATCCCTGGCATTACGATTTCACCCGCAGCAAGCGCCGCAAGCTGATTGCCGACTATATTGGAGCGGGCGGCCACGCAATTGAAGTGGTCAACGGGCATCAACCCGCCGAACAGGTGGGTAGCCTGGCGATTCTTGCGCGCGAATTTGGTCTGCTGGTCAGCGCCGGCAGTGATTTTCATGGCCCAGGCGGCTGGTCCGAGATTGGCGAATATCGCCAGGTCCCGGACGACCTGCCGCTTTTGTGGGGGCGATTCAAGCATGACCCCATTATTGCCACCGTCTGA
- a CDS encoding sensor histidine kinase yields the protein MRSLFWRILASFWLAIALVAGLSILLGHMLNQDAWILSRHPGLNNLAQEWTQLYEAQGEDAAQDLLQQRKRQYHIDVQVLNESGEPVVRGTFPKRAAAFEARQNDSKDGHLPWRRLTAEYTSEKTGDTYLLIYRIPHPELDEWHRSSLTWPLSALAIALVVLTLFSLLVTLSITRPLSRLRGAVHDLGQATYQQNSLAQLANRRDEFGVLATDFNRMGARLQSLIGSQRQLLRDVSHELRSPLARLRIALALAERASPEEREKLWPRLTRECDRLEALISEILVLARVDADNASAEEVDLNPLLKTLQKDAQLGAPDQTVQLSADNELHLKGWPTMIERAVDNLLRNAQRFNPPGQPIELKAQRQGERILISVRDHGQGVDAEHLSQLGEPFYRAPGQTAQGHGLGLAIARRAAERHGGSLILANHPDGGFIASIDLPLVPGVVTPV from the coding sequence GTGCGTTCATTGTTCTGGCGCATCCTGGCCAGTTTCTGGCTGGCCATCGCCTTGGTTGCCGGGTTGTCGATCCTGCTTGGGCATATGCTCAACCAGGACGCCTGGATTCTCAGCCGCCACCCCGGCCTCAACAACCTGGCGCAAGAGTGGACCCAACTCTACGAAGCGCAAGGCGAAGACGCCGCCCAGGACTTACTGCAACAGCGCAAGCGCCAGTATCACATCGACGTGCAAGTGCTGAATGAAAGCGGCGAGCCGGTAGTGCGTGGCACCTTCCCGAAGCGCGCCGCCGCCTTCGAAGCTCGGCAGAATGACAGCAAGGACGGCCACCTGCCCTGGCGCCGGCTGACCGCCGAGTACACCAGTGAAAAAACCGGCGACACCTACCTGCTGATCTACCGCATTCCGCACCCGGAACTCGACGAATGGCACCGCAGCAGCCTGACCTGGCCCTTGAGCGCGCTGGCGATTGCGCTGGTGGTGCTGACACTGTTCAGTTTGCTGGTGACGCTGTCCATTACCCGCCCGCTCAGCCGACTGCGCGGCGCGGTGCATGACCTTGGCCAAGCCACCTACCAGCAGAACAGCCTGGCGCAGCTGGCTAACCGGCGCGATGAGTTCGGCGTGCTGGCCACTGACTTCAACCGCATGGGCGCGCGCCTGCAAAGCCTGATCGGCAGCCAGCGCCAGTTGCTGCGGGACGTGTCCCACGAACTGCGCTCGCCACTGGCCCGCTTGCGCATCGCCCTGGCCCTGGCCGAACGCGCCAGCCCCGAAGAACGGGAAAAGCTCTGGCCGCGCCTGACCCGCGAATGCGACCGCCTGGAAGCGCTGATCAGCGAAATTCTGGTATTGGCCCGCGTCGATGCCGACAACGCCAGTGCGGAAGAGGTGGACCTCAACCCACTGCTCAAAACCCTGCAAAAGGACGCCCAACTCGGTGCCCCGGACCAGACGGTGCAGCTGTCGGCTGACAACGAGCTGCACCTTAAGGGCTGGCCGACCATGATCGAACGCGCAGTGGATAACTTGCTGCGCAACGCCCAACGTTTCAACCCGCCAGGCCAGCCGATTGAATTGAAGGCCCAACGCCAGGGCGAGCGCATTCTGATCAGCGTGCGCGACCATGGCCAAGGCGTTGACGCCGAACACCTGAGCCAACTCGGCGAACCGTTCTACCGCGCGCCCGGCCAGACGGCCCAAGGCCACGGCCTGGGCCTGGCGATTGCGCGGCGCGCGGCAGAGCGCCATGGTGGCAGCCTGATCCTGGCCAATCACCCCGACGGCGGTTTTATCGCCAGCATCGACCTGCCGCTGGTGCCCGGAGTTGTCACACCCGTGTGA
- a CDS encoding CoA transferase codes for MTDLLTPIQAALDLPQVALTFTEAGALPSTFAVTELAAASLGAAGQAVAQLIQQQTGRLPSVSVDRRLASFWFSSSIRPVGWQVPPLWDPVAGDYACADGWIRLHTNAPHHRAAAERVLGKVNDRAEMASHVATWNAAELEQAIVDEGGCAAQMRSWQAWQTHPQGLAVNAQDLVQRRTFDATADKPWLGSVARPLAGIKVLDLTRVLAGPVASRFLAGLGADVLRIDSPSWNEPGVVPEMTLGKRCARLDLKSPQDRQIFESLLKEADILFHGYRADALEQLGYCADDLQTLAPGLIDVSLNAYGWSGPWRNRRGFDSLVQMSCGIADAGMAWKQSDKPVPVPLPLQALDHATGYLMAASAIQALSERLKTGRGGSARLSLARTAKLLVEAGQVPEQPALRAEDAGDQGVVVEQTAWGQAHRLLAPVTISGTPLQWDLPAGELGSHRPQW; via the coding sequence ATGACTGACCTGCTGACTCCCATCCAAGCCGCACTCGATTTACCGCAAGTCGCGCTGACCTTTACCGAAGCCGGCGCCCTGCCCTCGACCTTCGCCGTGACCGAACTGGCGGCCGCCAGTCTCGGTGCCGCCGGCCAAGCCGTCGCCCAACTTATTCAGCAGCAGACCGGGCGCTTGCCCAGCGTCAGCGTGGACCGGCGCCTAGCCTCCTTCTGGTTCTCGTCCTCGATTCGCCCGGTGGGTTGGCAAGTACCGCCGCTGTGGGACCCGGTCGCCGGCGACTATGCCTGCGCCGATGGCTGGATTCGTTTACACACCAATGCGCCCCATCACCGCGCGGCCGCCGAGCGCGTACTCGGCAAGGTCAATGACCGTGCCGAGATGGCCAGCCACGTCGCAACGTGGAACGCGGCAGAACTGGAACAGGCGATTGTCGATGAAGGCGGCTGCGCAGCGCAGATGCGTTCGTGGCAGGCCTGGCAAACCCATCCGCAGGGGTTGGCGGTCAATGCGCAGGACCTGGTGCAGCGCCGGACCTTCGATGCCACGGCCGACAAACCCTGGCTCGGTTCCGTGGCGCGGCCGTTGGCCGGCATCAAGGTGCTGGACCTGACCCGCGTACTGGCCGGCCCCGTGGCCAGTCGTTTCCTCGCCGGCCTTGGCGCCGATGTCCTGCGCATCGACTCACCCAGCTGGAACGAGCCGGGCGTGGTGCCGGAAATGACCCTGGGCAAACGCTGCGCTCGCCTGGACCTGAAAAGCCCCCAGGACCGGCAGATTTTCGAAAGCCTGCTCAAAGAGGCCGACATTCTGTTCCACGGCTACCGCGCCGATGCCCTGGAGCAACTCGGCTACTGCGCCGATGACCTGCAAACCCTCGCCCCCGGCTTGATCGACGTAAGCCTCAATGCCTACGGCTGGAGCGGCCCATGGCGTAATCGTCGCGGCTTCGACAGCCTGGTGCAGATGAGCTGCGGGATTGCTGACGCGGGCATGGCCTGGAAACAGTCGGATAAACCGGTGCCGGTGCCGCTGCCGTTGCAGGCGCTGGATCACGCCACCGGGTATTTGATGGCGGCCAGTGCGATTCAGGCGTTAAGCGAGCGCTTGAAAACCGGGCGTGGCGGTTCGGCGCGGTTGTCGTTGGCACGCACCGCGAAGCTGTTGGTGGAGGCCGGGCAAGTGCCGGAGCAACCGGCGTTGCGGGCTGAAGACGCGGGCGATCAGGGTGTGGTGGTGGAGCAAACGGCCTGGGGCCAGGCCCATCGTTTGCTCGCGCCGGTGACCATCAGTGGCACGCCTTTGCAGTGGGATTTGCCAGCGGGGGAATTGGGGTCGCATCGGCCACAGTGGTGA
- a CDS encoding LTXXQ domain-containing protein — protein sequence MRKTLIALMFAAALPTVAMAAMPEGPGPMGGPEGHMMGGPGHGGEHGPRGKGGPFSQLDLTKEQRQQIGKLMGDQWHARKDLVKKYLDKLPAADQKAMQDEIAAGKQKTQADIRAVLKPDQQKKFDEIVKKQAERRAEWKEFQAWKAQQPQKAQ from the coding sequence ATGCGCAAGACCCTTATCGCTCTGATGTTCGCCGCTGCCCTGCCGACCGTTGCCATGGCCGCTATGCCAGAAGGCCCAGGCCCGATGGGCGGCCCAGAAGGCCACATGATGGGTGGCCCGGGCCACGGCGGTGAACACGGTCCGCGTGGCAAAGGCGGCCCCTTCAGCCAGTTGGACCTGACCAAGGAACAGCGCCAGCAAATCGGCAAATTGATGGGTGACCAATGGCACGCCCGCAAAGACCTGGTCAAAAAGTACCTGGACAAACTGCCAGCCGCTGACCAGAAAGCCATGCAGGATGAAATCGCCGCCGGCAAACAGAAAACCCAGGCTGACATCCGTGCCGTGCTGAAACCCGATCAACAGAAGAAATTCGACGAGATCGTCAAGAAACAGGCCGAGCGCCGCGCCGAGTGGAAGGAATTCCAGGCCTGGAAAGCGCAACAGCCGCAAAAAGCGCAATAA
- a CDS encoding response regulator transcription factor yields the protein MSELLLIDDDQELCELLTSWLSQEGFQVRACHDGLSARKALADSAPAAVVLDVMLPDGSGLELLKQLRSDHPELPVLMLSARGEPLDRILGLELGADDYLAKPCDPRELTARLRAVLRRSHPAAVSSQLELGDLCFSPVRGVVTIDEQEFALTVSESRLLEALLRQPGEPLDKQELAQIALGRKLTLYDRSLDMHVSNLRKKIGPHPDGRPRIVALRSRGYYYSL from the coding sequence ATGAGCGAGCTGTTACTGATAGATGATGACCAGGAGCTCTGCGAGCTGCTGACCAGTTGGCTAAGCCAGGAAGGTTTCCAGGTGCGCGCCTGCCACGACGGCTTGAGCGCCCGCAAAGCCTTGGCCGACAGCGCCCCCGCGGCGGTGGTACTCGACGTGATGCTGCCCGATGGCAGTGGCCTGGAGTTGCTCAAACAATTGCGCAGCGACCACCCGGAATTGCCGGTGTTGATGCTCTCGGCCCGAGGCGAGCCACTGGACCGGATTCTCGGCCTGGAACTGGGCGCGGACGATTACCTGGCCAAACCCTGCGACCCACGCGAGCTCACCGCCCGCCTGCGCGCCGTGCTGCGCCGCAGCCACCCGGCTGCCGTGTCGAGCCAGCTGGAACTGGGTGATCTGTGCTTCAGCCCGGTGCGTGGCGTGGTCACCATCGATGAGCAGGAATTTGCCCTTACCGTCTCCGAAAGCCGCCTGCTGGAAGCCTTGCTGCGCCAGCCCGGCGAACCGCTGGACAAGCAGGAACTGGCGCAGATCGCCCTCGGCCGCAAGCTGACCCTTTACGATCGCAGCCTGGACATGCACGTCAGCAACCTGCGCAAGAAAATCGGCCCGCACCCGGATGGCCGGCCACGGATCGTGGCACTGCGTAGCCGGGGCTATTACTACAGCCTCTGA
- a CDS encoding segregation and condensation protein A: protein MEVFLEAFEGPLDLLLYLIRKQNINILDIPVAEITRQYMGYVELMQSVRLELAAEYLVMAAMLAEIKSRMLLPRSETIEAEEDDPRAELIRRLQEYERFKAAAEGIDGLSRVGRDVVVPKLDAPEARARKLLPDVSLEELLMSMAEVLRRGDMFESHQVSREALSTRERMSDVLERLKGGGFVPFVELFTKEEGRLGVVVTFMAILELVKESLVELVQNEPFAAIHVRARAE, encoded by the coding sequence CTGGAGGTCTTCCTTGAAGCCTTCGAAGGCCCGCTGGACTTGCTGCTGTACCTGATCCGCAAGCAGAACATCAACATCCTCGACATCCCGGTGGCGGAAATCACTCGCCAATACATGGGCTATGTCGAGCTGATGCAGTCGGTGCGCCTGGAGCTGGCCGCTGAATACCTGGTGATGGCCGCCATGCTGGCCGAGATCAAGTCGCGCATGCTGTTGCCGCGCTCGGAAACCATCGAAGCGGAAGAAGACGACCCGCGCGCCGAACTGATCCGCCGCCTGCAGGAGTACGAACGCTTCAAGGCGGCCGCCGAAGGCATCGACGGCTTGAGCCGCGTTGGCCGTGATGTGGTGGTGCCCAAGCTCGACGCCCCGGAAGCCCGGGCGCGCAAGTTGTTGCCGGACGTCAGCCTGGAGGAGTTGTTGATGTCCATGGCCGAGGTGCTGCGCCGTGGCGACATGTTTGAAAGCCACCAGGTCAGCCGCGAGGCCTTGTCGACCCGTGAGCGTATGAGTGATGTGCTCGAACGCCTCAAGGGCGGCGGCTTTGTGCCGTTTGTTGAGCTGTTTACCAAAGAAGAAGGGCGCCTGGGGGTGGTGGTGACCTTTATGGCGATCCTTGAACTGGTCAAGGAGTCCTTGGTCGAGCTGGTCCAGAATGAGCCTTTTGCGGCTATCCACGTGCGGGCGCGAGCCGAATAA
- the arcD gene encoding arginine-ornithine antiporter: MSESVEKLRLSALIALVVGSMIGGGIFSLPQNMAARAGVGAVLIGWAITAVGMLTLAFVFQTLANRKPELDAGVYAYAKAGFGDYMGFSSAWGYWISAWMGNVGYFVLLFSTLGYFFPVFGQGNTPVAIGCASLLLWAVHFLVLRGIKEAAFINQITTVAKIVPLVMFVVISAVAFKADIFTRDIWGLGNPQFGSVVDQVRNMMLVTVFVFIGIEGASVYSARAEKRSDVGRATLIGFLGVLALLVLVNVLSLGIMSQPELAQLQNPSLAGVLEHIVGPWGAVAISIGLALSLLGALLSWALLCAEILYATAHDKTMPAFLKKENANQVPANALWLTNVMIQVFLVITLFSHSTYTNLIYLASSMILVPYLWSAAYAVLLSGRGETYDGAPRQRCKDLLVSLIALGYAVWLLYAGGLKYLLLSALLYAPGVILFALAKREQGQPLFTHMEKGIFSCVVAGAGLAAYGLYSGVLSL, translated from the coding sequence ATGTCTGAATCGGTCGAGAAACTCCGTCTCAGCGCGCTGATCGCCCTGGTGGTGGGCTCGATGATCGGCGGTGGGATTTTCTCCTTGCCACAAAACATGGCCGCGCGCGCCGGAGTGGGCGCCGTGTTGATCGGCTGGGCGATCACCGCCGTCGGCATGTTGACCCTGGCCTTCGTGTTCCAGACGCTGGCCAATCGCAAACCTGAACTGGATGCCGGGGTGTATGCCTACGCCAAAGCCGGTTTTGGCGATTACATGGGTTTCTCGTCCGCCTGGGGGTACTGGATCAGTGCCTGGATGGGCAACGTCGGTTATTTCGTGTTGCTGTTCAGCACCCTGGGTTACTTCTTCCCGGTGTTCGGCCAGGGCAATACGCCGGTCGCTATTGGCTGCGCGTCGCTGTTGTTGTGGGCCGTGCATTTTCTGGTGCTGCGCGGCATCAAGGAGGCGGCGTTCATCAACCAGATCACCACCGTGGCGAAGATCGTGCCGCTGGTGATGTTTGTGGTCATCAGCGCCGTCGCGTTCAAGGCCGATATCTTCACCCGCGATATCTGGGGCTTGGGCAATCCGCAATTCGGCAGCGTGGTTGATCAGGTGCGCAACATGATGCTGGTCACCGTGTTCGTCTTCATCGGCATTGAGGGCGCCAGTGTGTATTCGGCGCGGGCCGAGAAACGCTCGGATGTAGGCCGGGCCACGCTGATCGGGTTTCTTGGGGTGCTGGCGCTGCTGGTACTGGTGAATGTGTTGTCGCTGGGGATCATGAGCCAGCCGGAACTGGCGCAATTGCAGAACCCATCCTTGGCAGGTGTGCTGGAACATATTGTCGGACCTTGGGGCGCGGTGGCGATCAGCATCGGCCTGGCGTTGTCGTTGCTGGGGGCTTTGCTGTCCTGGGCGCTGCTGTGCGCAGAAATTCTTTACGCCACGGCCCATGACAAGACCATGCCGGCCTTCCTGAAAAAGGAAAACGCCAACCAGGTGCCGGCCAACGCGTTGTGGCTGACGAACGTAATGATCCAGGTTTTCCTGGTCATCACGCTGTTTTCCCACAGCACTTACACCAACCTCATCTACCTGGCCTCGTCAATGATTCTGGTGCCCTACCTGTGGTCGGCAGCCTATGCAGTGCTGTTGAGCGGGCGCGGCGAAACCTATGACGGCGCCCCGCGCCAGCGCTGCAAGGATTTGCTGGTCAGCCTGATTGCCCTCGGCTACGCGGTATGGCTGCTTTACGCAGGCGGCTTGAAGTACCTGCTGCTCTCGGCACTGCTGTATGCGCCCGGTGTGATTCTATTTGCCCTGGCCAAGCGCGAGCAGGGCCAGCCCTTGTTTACCCACATGGAAAAAGGCATTTTCAGTTGCGTGGTCGCGGGCGCGGGGCTGGCGGCGTATGGGCTGTACAGCGGGGTATTGTCGTTGTGA
- a CDS encoding septation protein A codes for MKQFIDFIPLLLFFIVYKLDPRVIDLAGHELTIGGIYSATAVLIISSVVVYGAIFISQRKLEKSQWLTLVACLVFGSLTLAFHSETFLKWKAPVVNWLFALAFIGSHFIGDRLLIKRIMGHALTLPEPVWTRLNVAWIVFFLFCGAANLFVAFTFQDYWVDFKVFGSLGMTVLFLVGQGIYLSRHLHDTDSTTPKTED; via the coding sequence GTGAAACAATTCATCGACTTCATCCCGCTGTTGCTGTTTTTCATCGTTTACAAACTCGACCCCAGGGTCATCGATCTCGCCGGCCATGAGCTGACAATCGGGGGCATCTACAGTGCCACCGCCGTGCTGATCATCAGCTCGGTAGTGGTCTACGGCGCCATCTTCATCTCCCAGCGCAAACTCGAGAAAAGCCAATGGCTGACCCTGGTTGCCTGCCTGGTCTTCGGCAGCCTGACCCTGGCCTTCCACAGCGAAACCTTCCTTAAATGGAAAGCCCCGGTGGTGAACTGGCTGTTCGCCCTGGCGTTTATCGGCAGCCATTTCATCGGTGACCGCCTGTTGATCAAGCGGATCATGGGCCACGCACTGACCCTGCCCGAACCGGTATGGACGCGTTTGAACGTGGCCTGGATCGTGTTTTTCCTGTTCTGCGGCGCCGCCAACCTGTTCGTGGCCTTTACCTTCCAGGACTACTGGGTCGACTTCAAGGTGTTCGGCAGCCTGGGCATGACCGTCTTGTTCCTGGTCGGCCAGGGTATCTACCTGTCGCGCCACCTGCATGACACTGACTCTACTACGCCAAAAACCGAGGACTGA
- the arcD gene encoding arginine-ornithine antiporter, with protein sequence MSESPGKLRLGALVALVVGSMIGGGIFSLPQNMAASADVGAVLIGWVITAIGMLTLAFVFQTLANRKPDLDGGVYAYAKAGFGDYMGFSSAWGYWISAWLGNVGYFVLLFSTLGYFFPIFGEGNTPAAVIGASVLLWAVHFLVLRGIKEAAFINLVTTVAKVVPLVLFVLIAVFAFKLDIFTADIWGVKNPDLGSVMNQVRNMMLVTVWVFIGIEGASIFSSRAEKRSDVGKATVIGFITVLLFLMLVNVLSLGIMTQPELAKLQNPSMAAVLEHVVGHWGAVLISVGLIISLLGALLSWVLLCAEIMFAAAKDHTMPEFLRKENANHVPVNALWLTNAMVQVFLVITLFSASTYLSLIYLATSMILVPYLWSAAYALLLAVRGETYENALRERKKDLFIGAVALIYAIWLLYAGGTKYLLLSALLYAPGAILFAKAKHELGKPIFTNVEKLIFAAVVVGALVAAYGLYAGFLTL encoded by the coding sequence ATGTCTGAATCTCCCGGAAAACTTCGACTGGGCGCACTGGTTGCCTTGGTCGTGGGTTCAATGATTGGCGGCGGGATCTTCTCACTTCCGCAAAATATGGCGGCCAGTGCCGATGTCGGCGCGGTGCTGATCGGTTGGGTGATTACCGCCATCGGCATGCTGACCCTCGCTTTCGTGTTCCAGACCCTGGCCAATCGCAAGCCTGACCTCGACGGCGGGGTGTATGCCTATGCCAAGGCCGGCTTCGGCGACTACATGGGCTTCTCGTCCGCCTGGGGGTACTGGATCAGTGCCTGGCTGGGCAACGTCGGGTACTTCGTGTTGCTGTTCAGCACCCTCGGCTATTTCTTTCCGATCTTCGGCGAAGGCAATACGCCTGCGGCGGTGATTGGCGCCTCGGTGTTGCTGTGGGCCGTGCACTTTCTGGTGCTGCGCGGGATCAAGGAAGCCGCGTTCATCAACCTGGTGACCACCGTCGCCAAGGTGGTGCCGCTGGTGCTGTTCGTGCTGATCGCCGTGTTCGCGTTCAAACTGGACATTTTCACCGCCGATATCTGGGGCGTGAAAAACCCGGACCTGGGCAGTGTGATGAACCAGGTGCGCAACATGATGCTGGTTACCGTGTGGGTATTCATCGGCATCGAAGGCGCGAGCATCTTCTCGTCCCGTGCGGAAAAACGCTCCGACGTGGGCAAGGCTACCGTCATCGGTTTTATCACCGTGCTGCTGTTCCTGATGCTGGTGAACGTGCTGTCCCTGGGGATCATGACCCAACCGGAATTGGCCAAATTGCAGAACCCGTCGATGGCCGCCGTGCTGGAGCATGTAGTCGGTCACTGGGGCGCGGTGCTGATCAGCGTCGGCTTGATCATCTCCCTGCTGGGGGCGCTGCTGTCGTGGGTGTTGCTGTGCGCGGAGATCATGTTCGCCGCCGCCAAGGACCACACCATGCCGGAGTTCCTGCGTAAGGAAAATGCCAACCATGTGCCGGTCAACGCCCTGTGGCTGACCAACGCGATGGTGCAGGTGTTCCTGGTGATCACGCTGTTTTCCGCCAGCACTTACCTGTCGCTGATTTACCTCGCCACGTCGATGATCCTGGTGCCCTACCTGTGGTCGGCAGCCTACGCCTTGCTGCTGGCGGTGCGCGGTGAGACCTACGAAAACGCGCTGCGCGAACGCAAGAAAGACCTGTTCATCGGCGCCGTCGCCCTGATCTACGCGATCTGGCTGCTCTACGCCGGTGGCACCAAGTACCTGCTGCTGTCCGCCCTGCTCTACGCGCCTGGCGCGATCCTGTTCGCCAAGGCCAAGCATGAACTGGGCAAACCGATTTTCACCAACGTCGAGAAGCTGATATTCGCCGCGGTAGTCGTGGGCGCCCTGGTGGCGGCCTACGGGCTCTACGCCGGCTTCCTGACACTGTAA
- a CDS encoding DNA-3-methyladenine glycosylase family protein, whose product MRLAYQPPYDWAAMVDFLSLRAISGLEIVEAGVYRRSISVAGSHGWISVAPGAGDWLEVDVEFPDTAALLEIERRLRAMFDVDAQPQLINAQLAADPLMAQLVAGRPGLRVPGAWDGLELAIRAVLGQQITVVAAIRLAGKLVAQYGQPLHTPHAGITHVFPTPDVLAAADLATLGMPKARGRTLSGVAQALLDDPQLFEPKASLKEGVARLVALPGIGDWTAQYIAMRQLREPDAFASGDIGLINALAALEGGPVTARALLARAEAWRPLRAYAAQHLWTSLSRAD is encoded by the coding sequence GTGAGACTGGCGTATCAGCCACCCTATGACTGGGCGGCGATGGTGGACTTTTTATCCTTGCGGGCAATCAGCGGGTTGGAGATTGTCGAGGCCGGTGTGTATCGGCGCAGCATCAGCGTCGCAGGTTCCCACGGCTGGATCAGTGTTGCGCCGGGGGCCGGGGATTGGCTGGAGGTCGACGTCGAGTTTCCTGACACCGCCGCGCTTCTCGAGATCGAGCGGCGCTTGAGGGCGATGTTCGATGTGGATGCCCAGCCGCAGTTGATCAATGCGCAACTGGCCGCCGACCCGTTAATGGCGCAGCTTGTTGCTGGCCGTCCTGGCCTGCGCGTGCCGGGTGCGTGGGACGGTCTGGAACTGGCGATTCGTGCCGTGCTGGGGCAACAGATCACGGTGGTGGCGGCCATTCGCCTGGCGGGTAAATTGGTGGCGCAGTATGGCCAGCCGTTGCATACGCCACACGCCGGTATCACCCATGTTTTCCCGACGCCCGACGTCTTGGCAGCGGCGGACCTGGCGACGTTGGGCATGCCCAAGGCTCGGGGTCGCACCTTATCGGGTGTTGCCCAGGCTTTATTGGATGACCCGCAGTTATTTGAGCCCAAAGCCAGCCTCAAGGAGGGCGTGGCGCGGCTGGTGGCGTTGCCGGGAATCGGCGACTGGACTGCGCAGTACATCGCCATGCGCCAGTTGCGCGAGCCGGATGCGTTTGCCTCGGGGGATATCGGATTGATCAATGCGCTGGCGGCGTTGGAAGGTGGGCCGGTAACCGCGCGCGCATTGTTGGCGCGGGCTGAGGCGTGGCGGCCTTTGCGGGCGTATGCCGCGCAGCACTTGTGGACGTCGTTAAGTCGGGCGGATTGA
- a CDS encoding YciI family protein, with protein MLYAIIATDVANSLEKRLSVRPAHVERLKQLQAEGRIVLAGPHPAVDSNDPGDAGFTGSLIVAEFASLADAQAWAKADPYVAAGVYADVVIKPFKQVLP; from the coding sequence ATGCTTTACGCCATCATTGCTACCGACGTTGCCAACTCGCTGGAAAAACGCCTGTCTGTACGCCCGGCTCACGTCGAGCGTCTGAAACAGCTGCAAGCCGAAGGCCGCATCGTACTGGCTGGCCCACATCCGGCAGTGGACAGCAATGACCCGGGCGACGCCGGTTTCACCGGCAGCCTGATCGTCGCCGAATTTGCCTCCCTCGCCGACGCCCAGGCCTGGGCCAAAGCCGACCCGTATGTGGCGGCGGGCGTCTACGCTGACGTGGTGATAAAGCCGTTCAAGCAAGTCCTGCCTTGA